The following proteins come from a genomic window of Iamia sp. SCSIO 61187:
- a CDS encoding flavodoxin family protein: MTGAEPPDVIVPDRFAGLRALFVNATLKPSPALSHTDGLVTMSADILRRHGVTVDQVRAVDHDIATGVWPDMTEHGAATDEWPAIHARVMAADIVVLAGPIWLGDNSSVMKRVIERLYSGSSQLNEHGQYAYYGRVGGCLVTGNEDGVKHCAMNVLYSLQHIGFTIPPQADAGWIGPAGPGPSYLDPGSGGPENDFTNRNTAFMTHNLMHLAALLRDVGGIPAYGNQRSAWDAGCGPAQASPEHR; encoded by the coding sequence GTGACCGGCGCCGAGCCCCCCGACGTCATCGTTCCGGACCGCTTCGCCGGCCTGCGCGCCCTGTTCGTCAACGCCACGCTGAAGCCCTCACCGGCGCTCAGCCACACCGACGGTCTGGTGACCATGAGCGCGGACATCCTGCGTCGTCACGGCGTCACCGTCGACCAGGTGCGGGCCGTCGACCACGACATCGCCACCGGGGTGTGGCCGGACATGACCGAGCACGGCGCCGCCACCGACGAGTGGCCGGCGATCCACGCCAGGGTGATGGCCGCCGACATCGTCGTCCTGGCCGGGCCCATCTGGCTGGGCGACAACAGCTCGGTGATGAAGCGGGTCATCGAGCGCCTCTACTCGGGGTCGAGCCAGCTCAACGAGCACGGCCAGTACGCCTACTACGGACGGGTCGGCGGTTGCCTCGTCACCGGCAACGAGGACGGCGTCAAGCACTGCGCCATGAACGTCCTCTACAGCCTCCAGCACATCGGCTTCACCATCCCCCCGCAGGCCGATGCCGGCTGGATCGGGCCCGCCGGACCCGGTCCGTCGTACCTCGATCCCGGTTCAGGTGGACCGGAGAACGACTTCACCAACCGCAACACCGCCTTCATGACCCACAACCTGATGCACCTGGCGGCGCTGCTGCGCGACGTCGGGGGCATCCCGGCCTACGGCAACCAGCGCAGCGCATGGGACGCCGGCTGCGGCCCCGCCCAGGCCAGCCCCGAGCACCGCTGA
- a CDS encoding alpha/beta fold hydrolase: MGTITVDHENSTPADLYYEDQGTGQPVVLIHGYPLDGHSWERQTAALLAAGYRVVTYDRRGFGRSSKVGTGYDYDTFAADLNTLLETLDLRDVVLVGFSMGTGELARYVAKHGHQRVAKLAFLASLEPFLVAGDDNPDGVPQEVFDGIDAAARGDRYAWYTQFFSDFYDLDENLGTRISQEAVTASWNVAVASAPVAAYAVVPSWLEDFRADVEAVRASATPTLILHGTADAILPIDVTARRFRQMVPDADYVEVEGAPHGLLWTHAEEVNAALLAFLDGEAGRPVGA; the protein is encoded by the coding sequence ATGGGCACCATCACCGTCGACCACGAGAACAGCACCCCGGCCGACCTCTACTACGAGGACCAGGGGACGGGGCAGCCCGTCGTCCTCATCCATGGCTACCCGTTGGACGGTCACAGCTGGGAGCGCCAGACGGCCGCCCTGCTCGCCGCCGGGTACCGCGTCGTCACCTACGACCGCCGGGGCTTCGGGCGCTCGTCGAAGGTCGGCACCGGCTACGACTACGACACCTTCGCCGCCGACCTGAACACGCTGCTGGAGACCCTGGACCTGCGCGACGTCGTGCTCGTCGGGTTCTCCATGGGCACCGGCGAGCTGGCGCGCTACGTGGCCAAGCATGGCCACCAGCGGGTGGCCAAGCTCGCCTTCCTGGCCTCGCTGGAGCCGTTCCTGGTCGCCGGTGACGACAACCCCGACGGCGTTCCGCAGGAGGTGTTCGACGGCATCGACGCCGCCGCCCGGGGGGACCGCTACGCCTGGTACACGCAGTTCTTCTCCGACTTCTACGACCTCGACGAGAACCTCGGCACCCGCATCAGCCAGGAGGCCGTCACCGCCAGCTGGAACGTTGCCGTCGCCAGCGCCCCGGTCGCCGCCTACGCCGTGGTGCCCTCGTGGCTCGAGGACTTCCGCGCCGACGTCGAGGCGGTCCGGGCCAGCGCCACGCCGACCCTCATCCTCCACGGCACCGCCGATGCCATCCTCCCCATCGACGTCACCGCCCGCCGCTTCCGCCAGATGGTGCCCGACGCCGACTACGTCGAGGTCGAGGGCGCACCGCACGGGCTCCTCTGGACCCACGCCGAGGAGGTCAACGCCGCCCTGCTCGCGTTCCTCGACGGCGAGGCCGGACGGCCGGTGGGGGCGTGA